In one Lycium barbarum isolate Lr01 chromosome 7, ASM1917538v2, whole genome shotgun sequence genomic region, the following are encoded:
- the LOC132603315 gene encoding phospholipase A2-alpha, with translation MASSLQSLKFFLKFLAFCIIAFSSIISPISIHALNIGIQTNADISLEKECSRTCESKFCAVPPFLRYGKYCGILYSGCPGEQPCDGLDACCMKHDHCIQRKNNNYLNLKCNENFLDCVAKFTKSGAPSFKGNTCSVNAVVRVITDVIDAAVAAGKIFKKP, from the exons ATGGCTTCTTCTCTGCAGTCATTGAAGTTCTTTCTAAAGTTTCTTGCATTTTGCATCATAGCCTTCAGCAGTATTATTTCTCCAATTTCAATTCACGCCCTTAACATTGGCATTCAAACTAATGCTGACATCTCCTTG GAAAAAGAATGCAGTAGAACATGTGAATCAAAGTTCTGTGCAg TTCCTCCATTCTTAAGATATGGGAAATACTGTGGAATTCTGTACAGTGGATGCCCAGGGGAACAACCATGTGATGGACTTGATGCTTGCTGTATGAAGCATGATCATTGTATACAACGTAAAAACA ATAATTATCTAAATCTAAAATGCAACGAGAACTTCCTGGACTGTGTGGCAAAGTTCACAAAATCAGGAGCTCCATCATTCAAAGGCAATACATGTTCAGTTAATGCTGTTGTTAGGGTTATCACTGATGTTATTGATGCTGCTGTTGCCGCTGGAAAAATTTTCAAGAAGCCCTAG